The sequence CGGCCGGCGCCACCGGGAGCCGGCGGCCTTCTCGCCGCCGCCCGGCGCAATCGCCGCGCTGCTCGCGCGGGCGGAGGCCTGGTGCCTGAAGTGGGGACCGGCGCTGCCCCTGGACCGCGAGGCCCTGTCCGGCCCGGCCGGCCCACTGGCGGGCTTCGCCGCCGGAGACTGGGAGCTCGAGACGGTCTCCTGGCGCGGCGAGCTGCGCGAGGCCGTTCTCTGGGGCGGGGCCGCCCGGCGCGGTTGCCCTCGCCAGGCGACCTTGCTGGCCGGCGGTCTGGCCGATTGGCAGCCATTGAGCTTCGCCGCCGAGCCGGAGCCGGATCCGGCGCCGCTGGCCCCCTGCCCCGAGGCCGCGCGCGGGCTCTTCATCCACGAGCCGGACCCGGCGCTCATTCGCGCCGGCCTCGTTGGTCCCTTCGCCCGCCGGCACGGCCTTGCGCCCGTGGCGCCGGGCATCGCCTACCTGGCTGGGCCCTCCGTCGCGAGTCCCTTCCTGCGCCGCTGGCAGCCGCTCGAATGGCTACCCCTGAGCCTGCCTGGACTGCAGTCTGCCCTCGATCGCCTGGAGGCCGGACCGCTCGTCCTCAAGAAGCGGGGCTTCCCGCTCGATCCGGAGACCCTGCGCGAGCGGCTGCGTGCTCAGGGCGATCGCCCGGTGACGGTGCTGATCTACCGAGACCGGCGGGCGCCGCGCCGCGCCGAACACTGGGTCTGCGTCTGCGGTGCGGAGCAGAGTTAGTCACAAGAAGGTGACTATTGCAGAAAATGCAGTGCAAGTTCCCAGGGTTGCTGCTATATGTTAAGAGCCATCGGCGCACGACAGCTTGCGATACTCGTCCGCTGAGGAAGCCATGACCCTCGTCAGTCCGAGCGTACTGCTCCTCGATCCCAACGGCCTGCTGATCCTGCGCTGGGCCGAGGCCCTGGCCGCTGACTACCAGATCGAGACTTCCCGCAGCATCGAAGACACGATCGCGCAGCTCGGCGAGTGGCTGCCCGACTTCCTGCTCATCCACGTGGAGCTGCGCAGCGCCGTGCCACTGCTCGACGGCCTCGAGCCGCTCCTGCTGACCCGGCCCGAGCTACCGGTGATCGCCCTGGTCGGCGAAGGCCTACCCGCCGATCAGCGGCTGCGCGCGCTGCGCCAGCCGATCTTCGCGCACCTGGAGGCGGACTGTCCGGTCGAGGAACTGCGCATCGTGCTGGACCGAGCGGCCGAACACGAGCGCCGGCGCCAGGAGCGGCTCTACCTGCGCCAGCAGCAGCTCGAACTGGATGTCTACGAGATGGGCGGCGGCCTCGGCAGCCTGCACGAGGCGATCCAGAAGGCGGCGAACACGGAACAGGGCGTGCTCATCTATGGCCCGACGGGCAGCGGCCGGCGCGAGGTGGCGAAGAAGATCCATCTCCTCAGCCGGCGGGCGCGCGAGCCCTTCGTGAGCTTCAATCCGAGCGGACTCTCCGTCGAGGACTGCCGCGTGCGCCTCTTCGGCCGCGAGGGTCGCGATGGCCTGCGGCGCCGCGGTCTGCTCGAGGTTGCCGGCGGCGGCACTCTGCTCCTGGAATCCGTGGGTCTGCTACCGCGCAGCGTGCAGGTCGAGCTGTATCGGTCGCTCCGCGAAGGGCGCTGCACTCGGGTGGGCGGCATCCACGCCTGGGCGGTGGACGTGCGGCTGATCGCGACGGCCTCGCCGGACTTGAAGGAGCGGATGCGGGAGGGAGACTTCCACGGCGAGCTCTTCAACCTGCTGCACAGTTTCCCGCTCGGCGTGCCCGCTCTGGACGAGCGGCGGGAGGACATTCCCGCGCTGGTGCGCGGCTACCTGCGGCGTTTCGGCCGGCGCCACGGGCGCCCCGATCTCGAGCTCGAACCGGAGGTCGAGTCCCTGCTCCTGCGCCGCG is a genomic window of bacterium containing:
- a CDS encoding SAM-dependent methyltransferase — translated: MPSDPAALLARLDGPEGDALRAALAALPAAEWQAPRRVAALRRLADVELVALALRLAAARERQALKFLPGEPLRFTPELLEQASSHPLAAHRAARLAPLAPVLDLGCGAGGDLTRLAAAGARPTGLEADPLAAALARANLAALGLPGEVLTGRYPETPLPAHRALYLDPARRAGGRRHREPAAFSPPPGAIAALLARAEAWCLKWGPALPLDREALSGPAGPLAGFAAGDWELETVSWRGELREAVLWGGAARRGCPRQATLLAGGLADWQPLSFAAEPEPDPAPLAPCPEAARGLFIHEPDPALIRAGLVGPFARRHGLAPVAPGIAYLAGPSVASPFLRRWQPLEWLPLSLPGLQSALDRLEAGPLVLKKRGFPLDPETLRERLRAQGDRPVTVLIYRDRRAPRRAEHWVCVCGAEQS
- a CDS encoding sigma-54-dependent Fis family transcriptional regulator, with the translated sequence MTLVSPSVLLLDPNGLLILRWAEALAADYQIETSRSIEDTIAQLGEWLPDFLLIHVELRSAVPLLDGLEPLLLTRPELPVIALVGEGLPADQRLRALRQPIFAHLEADCPVEELRIVLDRAAEHERRRQERLYLRQQQLELDVYEMGGGLGSLHEAIQKAANTEQGVLIYGPTGSGRREVAKKIHLLSRRAREPFVSFNPSGLSVEDCRVRLFGREGRDGLRRRGLLEVAGGGTLLLESVGLLPRSVQVELYRSLREGRCTRVGGIHAWAVDVRLIATASPDLKERMREGDFHGELFNLLHSFPLGVPALDERREDIPALVRGYLRRFGRRHGRPDLELEPEVESLLLRRGWKGSLLELRRSVELAVLRAEGRTLSLGDFGVNGLDVELLPLEYHQAKPMVELDFKRRFFTRLLRLADGKVTAAAEMMKVPRPSLSTMLKEVGLSPAPFKKPKRASQKAAAR